From the Platichthys flesus chromosome 6, fPlaFle2.1, whole genome shotgun sequence genome, one window contains:
- the znf609a gene encoding zinc finger protein 609a — protein sequence MSLSSGPAGGKGVDSNAVDTYDSGDEWDIGVGNLIIDLDADLEKDKLEMSSSKEGGGLAAPPSSVAALPDNIKFVSPVAATQGKDTKSKSKRSKNSKDGIKAPVSDGAKKEIQGRAPGDPPAQNPNSTPPKGTDKSSKLSRTTLPAVKKDKDGISGKTKKEKMEVVATGVVNTEKETLAPIVPLGAPRSGPFEGQQIPELAAAEQLGNMGLDSLGMGQPDAMPAEQEELDSVECRSLKKVVGGEKMESPVSTPAPPPLHLLAPVPSSDISSPCEQIMVRTRSVAVNTADAALATEPECLGPCEPGTSVNLEGIVWQETEDGMLVVNVTWRNKTYVGTLLDCTRHDWAPPRFCESPSSDVEMRSGRGRGKRMRPSSNTLLNDNSNSSDNRGSGSSKTRGAAASSKGRRGSQTSGATEDAKASPSSAKRKTKPASDMEPTSSSEDTKASKRIRTDSTGAAPPLPGGTTDPLPPPQLDRTCPSPMLIDCPHPNCNKKYKHINGLRYHQARAHNDPDVRLDQDVDSEYGDDPALHPDLASCNGAATSPARSTTPKGRGFDASSPSPGKLTSKGKKKAGEAEPEVTDGGEEAACLTDEASNDGMDDRKAKKTQRPPDRGTQKGSKPGRPGAPAAPGAPCPYAQQESSPSLGSVVQSVPKSPQLKNIQPKPPPVDPASSPAPTKDKKKKDKKKREGGKEGDSPKAMCKGGRPEEGKSPYSDDCLLNGSTEAQQSRLASIKAAADKVYSFSDNAPSPSIGVSSRMEAGLAPPHLNQNGADNTSVKTSSPAYSDISDAGDDGEGRAEGVKVKSEPEQGPREGAKKALFPPQPPSKESPYYPNYDSYYSPTYPNPSPGAAPAATPHVEGAQVKVKKEKEEEPEVEEEIELKVEPQEERKVEPGPQQPSVIQQRPNMYTQPLYYNQYYVPPYSYSADQAYHAHLLASNPAYRQQYEERHRQVDKKAEGKEREAAGKDEWKQKASVPPTLSRAPSLTDLGAKGGPNPAKSKEPLPTSEQAKSVIMAKGEDAKAPSAQPEGLKMKLSEAGHHGKEEAKPGVESGRPTGVEPAMWYRQEPDSRLWPYVYPNKYSEAPKPQEEDRWKDERERERDRKVKEERPRPKEGLQKEEVKEGAEGRTQLPPEEHRGGGKEQHPPHMQFSSPLAQHQGYMPYMHGPYAYSQGYEPSHPGYRGMPSVMMQNYPGSYLPAGYAFSYGGKVGAGEEGEKPSRSSPTVKPSGEAKALDLLQQHASHYKSKSPSIQDNKTPHERERDRERDRERDRERDRDRERDRDRERDRDRERDREGDRPRSSPSQRILPSHHHLGYPLLSGQYDLSYASGLSSSAIVASQQASAPSMYPPARR from the exons ATGTCCCTCAGCAGCGGCCCTGCAGGCGGGAAAGGTGTGGACTCCAACGCCGTGGACACGTACGACAGTGGGGACGAGTGGGACATTGGTGTTGGCAATCTGATAATCGACCTGGACGCTGACCTGGAGAAGGATAAACTAGAGATGTCGAGCAGTAAGGAGGGAGGGGGCTTGGCTGCCCCCCCCAGCTCTGTGGCTGCTTTACCTGACAATATCAAGTTCGTTAGTCCTGTGGCCGCCACGCAGGGCAAAGACACCAAATCAAAATCCAAGCGCAGTAAAAACTCTAAGGACGGTATTAAGGCCCCAGTCTCGGACGGAGCCAAGAAGGAGATTCAGGGCCGGGCCCCCGGGGACCCCCCAGCACAGAACCCCAACTCTACCCCTCCCAAGGGAACTGACAAATCTAGTAAACTCTCCCGAACAACCCTCCCTGCGGTGAAAAAGGACAAGGATGGGATATCTGGGAAAACCAAGAAGGAGAAAATGGAGGTTGTAGCCACAGGAGTGGTTAACACTGAGAAGGAAACCCTGGCCCCCATCGTGCCATTGGGGGCCCCTCGCAGCGGCCCATTCGAGGGCCAACAGATCCCCGAGTTGGCTGCAGCCGAGCAGCTGGGGAACATGGGCCTGGACTCGTTAGGGATGGGTCAGCCCGACGCCATGCCAgccgagcaggaggagctggacagCGTTGAATGCCGAAGTCTGAAGAAAGTCGTAGGTGGTGAGAAG atggAGTCTCCAGTCTCCACCCctgcgcctcctcctctccacctcctcgctcCCGTCCCCAGCAGCGACATCTCGTCTCCCTGTGAGCAGATCATGGTCCGCACGCGCTCCGTGGCGGTGAACACAGCGGACGCCGCGCTGGCCACAGAGCCCGAGTGCCTGGGCCCCTGTGAGCCGGGCACCAGTGTGAACCTGGAGGGGATCGTGTGGCAGGAGACGGAGGACG gcatgCTGGTTGTGAACGTCACCTGGAGGAACAAGACGTATGTGGGGACTCTGCTGGACTGCACCAGACATGACTGGGCCCCACCGAG GTTCTGTGAGTCGCCCAGCAGTGACGTGGAGATGCGGAGCGGTCGTGGTCGGGGGAAGCGGATGCGTCCCAGCAGCAACACGCTGCTGAATGACAACAGCAACTCCTCCGACAACAGAGGCAGCGGCAGCAGTAAGACTCGTGGAGCTGCTGCGAGCAGCAAAGGGCGACGGGGCAGCCAGACCAGCGGCGCCACCGAGGACGCCAAGGCCAGCCCGTCCTCCGCCAAGAGGAAGACCAAACCTGCCTCTGACATGGAGCCCACCTCCAGCTCCGAGGACACGAAGGCTTCCAAACGCATCAGAACAGACTCCACCGGTGCTGCGCCCCCCCTCCCTGGAGGTACAACGGAtcccctgccccccccacaGCTGGACCGCACCTGCCCCTCCCCTATGCTCATTGACTGCCCCCACCCCAACTGTAACAAGAAGTACAAGCACATAAACGGGTTGAGGTACCACCAGGCTCGAGCCCACAATGACCCCGACGTCCGTCTGGACCAGGACGTGGACAGTGAGTACGGGGACGACCCGGCCCTCCATCCTGACCTCGCCTCCTGCAACGGGGCCGCCACTTCCCCCGCCCGCTCCACCACACCTAAAGGACGAGGCTTTGACGCCTCCTCCCCGTCGCCAGGGAAGCTAACGTCAAAGGGAAAGAAGAAAGCCGGGGAGGCGGAGCCCGAGGTGACCGACGGTGGAGAGGAGGCGGCTTGTTTGACCGACGAGGCCAGCAACGACGGGATGGACGACCGAAAGGCCAAGAAGACGCAGAGACCGCCTGATAGAGGGACTCAGAAAGGCTCAAAGCCCGGCCGCCCTGGGGCCCCCGCTGCCCCTGGGGCCCCTTGTCCCTATGCCCAGCAGGAGTCCTCCCCCTCTCTGGGCTCTGTGGTACAGTCCGTTCCCAAGAGCCCACAACTGAAGAACATCCAACCCAAACCTCCACCGGTTGACCCCGCCTCCAGCCCCGCCCCCAccaaggacaagaagaagaaggacaagaagaagcgggagggggggaaggagggggaCAGTCCAAAAGCGATGTGTAAGGGGGGGAGGCCTGAGGAGGGGAAGAGCCCATACTCTGATGACTGTTTGCTCAACGGCTCCACAGAAGCTCAGCAGAGCCGGTTGGCCAGCATCAAGGCCGCAGCCGACAAGGTGTACAGCTTCTCGGACAACGCGCCCAGCCCGTCCATCGGGGTGAGCAGCCGGATGGAGGCCGGCCTCGCGCCCCCCCACCTCAACCAGAACGGAGCCGACAACACATCCGTCAAAACCAGCAGCCCCGCCTACTCCGACATCTCTGATGCAGGGGACGACGGGGAGGGGAGGGCGGAGGGGGTGAAGGTCAAGTCAGAGCCTGAACAGGGGCCTCGCGAAGGGGCCAAGAAGGCGCTGTTCCCCCCCCAGCCGCCCAGTAAGGAATCACCCTACTACCCTAACTACGACTCCTACTACTCACCCACTTACCCCAACCCCAGCCCAGGGGCAGCACCGGCAGCAACACCTCACGTGGAGGGAGCTcaggtgaaggtgaagaaggagaaggaggaggagccagaggtggaggaggagatcgaACTGAAGGTGGAGcctcaggaggagaggaaggtggagcCAGGGCCCCAGCAGCCCTCAGTCATCCAGCAGCGCCCCAACATGTACACCCAGCCTCTGTACTACAACCAGTACTACGTCCCCCCCTACTCTTACTCAGCCGACCAGGCCTACCACGCCCACCTGCTGGCCTCTAACCCCGCCTACCGCCAGCAGTACGAGGAGAGGCATCGGCAGGTCGACAAGAAGGCTGAGGGCAAAGAGCGGGAGGCTGCTGGGAAAGACGAGTGGAAGCAGAAGGCCTCTGTGCCCCCCACGCTGTCCAGGGCCCCCAGCCTCACTGACCTGGGCGCCAAGGGGGGGCCGAACCCGGCCAAGTCTAAAGAGCCCCTCCCAACTTCAGAACAGGCCAAGTCCGTCATCATGGCGAAGGGAGAGGACGCCAAAGCCCCCTCCGCCCAGCCTGAGGGTCTGAAGATGAAGCTAAGTGAAGCAGGGCATCATGGGAAGGAGGAAGCTAAGCCGGGGGTGGAGTCAGGCAGGCCGACAGGCGTAGAGCCCGCCATGTGGTACAGACAG GAGCCAGACTCCCGCCTGTGGCCCTACGTCTACCCCAACAAGTACTCCGAGGCCCCCAAGCCACAGGAGGAGGACCGGTGGAAGgacgagagggagagggagcgagacaggaaggtgaaggaggagaggccTCGGCCGAAGGAGGGCCTTCaaaaggaggaggtgaaggagggggCGGAGGGCAGGACGCAGCTGCCTCCAGAGGAGCACAGAGGGGGAGGGAAGGAACAGCACCCCCCACACATGCAGTTCTCCTCCCCCCTGGCCCAGCACCAGGGCTACATGCCCTACATGCACGGACCCTACGCCTACAGCCAGGGCTACGAGCCCAGCCACCCCGGCTACAGAGGCATGCCCTCCGTCATGATGCAGAACTACCCCG GCTCCTACCTGCCGGCCGGCTACGCCTTCTCGTACGGGGGGAAGGTGGGGGCGGGGGAAGAGGGTGAGAAACCCTCCAGGTCCAGTCCCACGGTGAAGCCGTCCGGTGAGGCCAAAGCTCTGGACCTGTTGCAGCAGCACGCCAGCCATTACAAGAGCAAATCGCCGTCCATCCAGGACAACAAGACGCCACACGAgcgagagcgagacagagagcgagacagagagcgagacagagagcgagacagagacagagagcgagacagagacagagagcgagacagagacagagagcgagacagagaagGCGACCGACCGCGATCTTCACCGTCCCAGCGCATCCTGCCCTCGCACCATCACCTGGGATACCCTCTGCTGTCGGGACAGTACGACCTGTCCTACGCCTCAG gtctctcctcctctgccatcGTCGCCAGTCAGCAGGCGTCCGCCCCGTCCATGTACCCCCCCGCACGGAGGTGA